Proteins from a single region of Kluyveromyces lactis strain NRRL Y-1140 chromosome A complete sequence:
- the FRT2 gene encoding Frt2p (some similarities with uniprot|P39734 Saccharomyces cerevisiae YAL028W FRT2 Tail-anchored endoplasmic reticulum membrane protein), protein MEVSHREHTNHIGSQVNPLFRGSVFHKNDAADLRVPWDGKRRKSGASINSKTQMGDLTEFNPSHHASNKNIYHDDITCGSLRFSDALLDGSFKCQDEHSSNRSGHMASSKPGSGNSSLGLLKNQSYSNISISSTQSFKKTHTKLLNFSQLKPDLTTASSFESQPSKGNSLARQFLETASKAKCNREIIPTLFYSPSANSCGDTSGALDYLSSGFTDKLFPIFNSKETDPKDMKIDVDCKDIPEYFAMDYIKHIHRDLTALEFRLKHFLMKVILPQEMDFTQNINHVSNLSKSVTQLHMDIEKIKHDTKDIYLEKLAAAFNGSDSESFVSKLTTLMDSHVSRLQALEGKTVDFQNELEAKKLQLRKLENLIKLNDMIGDFKRNMKLSEKLKEYYGTFGDVTVLALSISLIMYLFRRWFASE, encoded by the coding sequence ATGGAGGTTAGCCATCGTGAACATACCAACCATATTGGATCCCAGGTTAACCCTTTGTTCCGCGGGTCCGTATTTCATAAGAATGATGCCGCAGATCTACGAGTCCCTTGGGATGGGAAACGTCGTAAATCTGGTGCTTCGATCAATTCTAAGACTCAGATGGGGGATTTGACCGAATTCAATCCGTCTCATCATGCCAGTAATAAAAACATTTACCATGACGATATTACGTGTGGTTCTTTAAGGTTTAGTGATGCGTTATTAGATGGCTCGTTCAAATGTCAGGATGAGCATTCTAGCAATAGATCTGGACATATGGCTAGTAGTAAACCGGGGAGCGGTAACAGTAGTCTGGGTCTTCTAAAAAATCAATCATACTCTAACATATCAATTTCCTCCACTCAATCATTTAAGAAAACGCACACGAAACTGTTAAATTTCTCTCAGTTGAAGCCCGACCTCACAACAGCATCGTCTTTTGAATCACAACCTTCTAAGGGCAACTCTTTGGCAAGACAGTTTCTTGAGACCGCTTCAAAGGCAAAATGCAACAGAGAGATAATACCGACCTTATTTTATTCCCCATCTGCCAACAGCTGCGGTGATACTTCTGGAGCGCTTGATTATTTGTCATCAGGGTTTACTGACAAACTTTTCCCCATATTTAACTCTAAGGAAACTGATCCAAAGGACATGAAGATAGACGTAGATTGTAAAGATATACCAGAGTATTTTGCAATGGATTACATCAAACATATACACAGAGATTTGACGGCATTGGAATTTCGTCTAAAACATTTCCTTATGAAAGTTATCTTACCGCAAGAGATGGATTTTACTCAGAACATCAACCATGTATCCAACCTTTCTAAATCAGTTACACAACTCCACATggacattgaaaaaattaaacaTGATACCAAAGATATatatttggaaaaattggCAGCCGCGTTCAACGGGTCTGATTCAGAATCTTTCGTCAGTAAACTTACCACACTAATGGACTCGCATGTTTCTCGATTACAGGCACTAGAAGGGAAAACTGTTGATTTCCAGAACGAATTGGAAGCTAAAAAGCTGCAACTTCGTAAGTTAGAGAATCTGATCAAGTTAAATGACATGATCGGCGACTTCAAAAGGAACATGAAATTAtctgaaaagttgaaagaatattaTGGTACATTTGGTGATGTGACTGTGTTAGCCCTATCGATATCGTTAATAATGTATTTATTTAGGCGCTGGTTCGCCTCAGAATAA
- the SAW1 gene encoding DNA-binding protein SAW1 (similar to uniprot|P39735 Saccharomyces cerevisiae YAL027W): MVPTSALIQINSKCVLSVRVFINRNKVLKSITNSDTIFEAPILSNNSIIRLKTPAIRLHLSNEDMKFLLNEIRDSLLFMLYELCSPILEEKVLNKLKIDTFMDFADVLEILKKGSSLETRSTDVYNPIDGIDVHITSIERTGKKSYKLHFSHNWRLDILIENIDKLHHWRKLLTLLDSVQSVSNTGQSIPLFIPFKSTNVLVRSIKPLESDTNSSKSEDPPILIEPEDDGLGQVPRDEIEMVDQDPNDIKLDTKDDKKPIFDYQYKGMRLFDKCIKIHVLGRPKRGKKN; encoded by the exons ATGGTACCTAC ATCTGCGTTGattcaaatcaattcaaaatgCGTACTATCGGTCCgtgttttcatcaatagAAACAAAGTGCTGAAGAGTATCACTAATTCAGATACCATATTTGAGGCACCTATACTCTCAAATAACTCGATCATCCGATTGAAAACACCCGCCATTCGATTACACCTTTCCAATGAAGATATGAAATTTTTGCTGAATGAAATACGTGACAGCTTGCTATTTATGTTATACGAGCTTTGCTCGCCAATACTCGAAGAAAAAGTACTCAATAAGTTGAAGATCGATACCTTCATGGATTTTGCCGACGTTCTAGAGATTTTAAAAAAGGGGTCAAGCCTGGAAACTAGATCAACAGACGTTTATAATCCAATTGATGGTATTGATGTGCATATTACTTCCATAGAACGGACAGGAAAGAAAAGCTATAAGTTACATTTCTCGCATAACTGGAGACTAGATATTCTTATTGAAAATATAGATAAGCTACATCATTGGAGGAAGCTTTTAACGCTACTGGATTCTGTCCAATCGGTCTCTAATACCGGTCAAAGTATCCCATTGTTCATTCCCTTTAAAAGTACAAATGTACTGGTACGATCCATTAAACCTCTTGAATCGGATACTAATAGTAGTAAAAGCGAAGATCCACCGATACTCATTGAACCTGAAGATGATGGTTTGGGGCAAGTACCTCGTGATGAAATAGAAATGGTTGATCAAGATCCCAACGACATAAAATTGGACACGAAGGATGATAAAAAGCCAATATTCGATTACCAATACAAGGGTATGAGACTTTTCGATAAATGTATTAAAATACACGTACTTGGGCGGCCAAAACGTGGtaaaaagaattga
- the PRO2 gene encoding glutamate-5-semialdehyde dehydrogenase (highly similar to uniprot|P54885 Saccharomyces cerevisiae YOR323C PRO2 Gamma-glutamyl phosphate reductase catalyzes the second step in proline biosynthesis) yields the protein MSVSESIAKTARAAGNILKTLSDEERSSILYKIHDGLKANAASIEAANKLDLEQAKSTNLSDSLVKRLDLFKGDKFETMLQGIVDVANLQDPVGKVNFAREIDENLTLYQITAPVGVLLVIFESRPEVIANITALSIKSGNAAILKGGKESLNTFKEMSRIVNDVVEQNEKTTHVPVGAVQLIETREDVSDLLQQDEYIDLVIPRGSNALVRQIKSSTKIPVLGHADGICSIYVDESADIGKAKRILVDAKTNYPAGCNAVETLLINPKLQHWWEVLNSLIENGVTLHVSKEVKKQYKEHNSTSDHIVDLDESKDFDKEFLSLDIAVAFVESTEAAVLHINTHSSKHTDAIVTENSENAEYFLKAVDSSSVYWNASTRFADGFRYGFGTEVGISTSKIHARGPVGLDGLVTYQYQLRGNGQIASDYLGAGGKKAFVHKDLDVKSISI from the coding sequence ATGTCAGTTTCTGAATCCATTGCGAAGACCGCTCGTGCAGCCGGCAATATATTGAAAACGTTAAGTGATGAGGAACGTTCTTCCATTCTATATAAAATTCATGATGGTTTAAAGGCGAATGCGGCATCTATTGAGGCTGCTAATAAACTAGATTTGGAACAGGCTAAAAGCACTAATCTTTCGGACTCTCTTGTGAAAAGATTGGATTTGTTCAAAGGAGATAAATTTGAAACTATGCTACAAGgtattgttgatgttgcCAATTTGCAGGATCCTGTTGGGAAAGTGAACTTCGCTAGGGAAATTGATGAGAATTTGACTTTATACCAAATTACTGCCCCAGTTGGTGTATTATTGGTTATTTTCGAATCGAGACCAGAAGTCATTGCCAATATTACAGCTTTATCCATCAAATCAGGTAATGCAGCAATTTTGAAAGGTGGTAAGGAATCCTTGAACACGTTCAAAGAAATGTCCCGTATCGTGAATGACGTCGTCGAGCAAAACGAAAAGACGACCCATGTTCCAGTTGGTGCCGTTCAGTTGATCGAAACCAGAGAAGATGTCTCTGACCTCTTGCAACAGGATGAATATATTGATTTGGTTATCCCTCGTGGTTCAAATGCCTTAGTTAGACAGATCAAATCGTCCACCAAGATTCCAGTGTTAGGTCATGCAGACGGTATTTGTTCAATCTACGTGGACGAATCTGCCGATATTGGAAAGGCTAAAAGAATTCTTGTTGATGCCAAAACTAACTATCCAGCTGGTTGTAACGCTGTAGAAACTCTACTAATCAATCCTAAATTACAGCACTGGTGGGAGGTGCTAAATTCTttaattgaaaatggtgtAACTTTGCAtgtttcaaaagaagtaAAGAAGCAATATAAGGAGCACAACAGTACATCAGATCATATTGTGGATTTAGACGAGTCCAAAGACTTCGACAAGGAATTCTTGTCGTTGGATATTGCAGTTGCATTCGTTGAATCTACAGAAGCAGCTGTTTTGCACATCAATACACACTCTTCCAAGCATACTGATGCTATTGTGACTGAAAACTCTGAAAATGCtgaatatttcttgaaagcTGTTGATTCATCGAGCGTATACTGGAATGCATCCACCAGATTTGCAGACGGGTTTAGATACGGATTTGGAACCGAAGTTGGTATTTCTACTTCGAAGATCCATGCCCGAGGCCCTGTGGGACTCGATGGCCTTGTGACTTATCAGTATCAACTAAGAGGTAATGGACAAATTGCCAGTGATTATCTAGGGGCCGGAGGTAAGAAAGCCTTCGTTCACAAAGACCTTGATGTAAAGAGCATTTCTATCTGA